Proteins encoded within one genomic window of Kibdelosporangium phytohabitans:
- the thiD gene encoding bifunctional hydroxymethylpyrimidine kinase/phosphomethylpyrimidine kinase produces the protein MTPPTVLTIAGSDSGGGAGIQADLRTLFACGVHGMTAVTAVTIQNTVGVSGFVEIPPDAVAAQIEAVAVDIGIDAAKTGMLANADIIVAIAGAADRVGMGRGGGIPFVVDPVSASMGGDQLLRDDALDALRSELFPRATVITPNLDEVRLLTGIEVTDMATQRDAAKALYEYGPEWVLVKAGHMRNVDDCVDLLYDGSDFHELPGPRFDTGNTHGSGDTLASAISSALARGLPVPEAVAFGKRFIVRSVRDSYQLGKGHGPVSPFWRLSTEEV, from the coding sequence ATGACTCCACCGACCGTCCTCACCATCGCCGGAAGCGATTCCGGCGGTGGTGCGGGCATCCAAGCCGACCTGCGGACCCTGTTCGCCTGCGGCGTGCACGGGATGACCGCGGTCACCGCCGTGACCATCCAGAACACCGTCGGTGTCAGCGGGTTCGTCGAGATCCCGCCGGACGCGGTCGCCGCCCAGATCGAGGCGGTCGCCGTCGACATCGGCATCGACGCGGCCAAGACGGGCATGCTCGCCAACGCGGACATCATCGTGGCCATCGCCGGTGCCGCCGACCGGGTGGGCATGGGCCGGGGCGGCGGCATCCCGTTCGTGGTGGACCCGGTCTCCGCGTCGATGGGCGGTGACCAGCTGTTGCGTGACGACGCGCTGGACGCGTTGCGTTCGGAGCTGTTCCCCCGCGCCACGGTGATCACGCCGAACCTGGACGAAGTCAGGCTGCTGACCGGGATCGAAGTGACCGACATGGCCACCCAGCGCGACGCGGCCAAGGCGTTGTACGAGTACGGACCCGAGTGGGTGCTGGTCAAAGCCGGCCACATGCGCAACGTGGACGACTGCGTCGACCTGCTCTACGACGGTTCGGACTTCCACGAGCTGCCCGGCCCGCGCTTCGACACGGGCAACACCCACGGCAGCGGCGACACGTTGGCCTCGGCCATCTCGTCGGCGCTCGCCCGTGGCCTGCCCGTGCCGGAGGCGGTCGCGTTCGGCAAGCGGTTCATCGTCCGCTCGGTCCGTGACTCGTACCAGCTGGGCAAGGGCCACGGCCCGGTTTCCCCGTTCTGGCGGCTGTCCACTGAGGAGGTCTAG
- the thiC gene encoding phosphomethylpyrimidine synthase ThiC: protein MTALEDRSVQPTITTGPISGSHKEYRDIGDGIEVPFRRVELTNGEHVDLYDTSGPYTDTTATIDVHSGLPRIRESWALEPVNGAVTQLAYAKAGIITNEMRYVAAREHMDPEFVRSEVAIGRAVIPVNRNHPESEPAIIGKKFLVKVNANIGNSAVSSSIEDEVDKMVWAARWGADTIMDLSTGKRIHETREWIMRNSPVPIGTVPIYQALEKVNGDPAKLNWSVYKDTIIEQCEQGVDYMTVHAGVLLRYVPLTAKRVTGIVSRGGSIMAAWCLAHHKESFLYTNFEELCDILRAYDVTFSLGDGLRPGSIADANDEAQFAELRTLGELTHIARDKDVQVMIEGPGHVPMHKIIENVRLEEEWCGEAPFYTLGPLATDIAPAYDHITSAIGAAQIGWAGTAMLCYVTPKEHLGLPNRDDVKTGVITYKIAAHSADLAKGHPGAQEWDDALSKARFEFRWVDQFNLALDPDTARAYHDETLPAEPAKTAHFCSMCGPKFCSMKITQDVRRYAEEHNLSTVDAIEAGMTEMTEEFNKQGNKVYLPVVD from the coding sequence ATGACGGCGCTTGAAGACCGCTCTGTCCAGCCGACCATCACGACCGGGCCGATCTCCGGCTCGCACAAGGAATACCGGGACATCGGAGACGGCATCGAGGTGCCTTTCCGCAGGGTGGAGCTGACCAACGGCGAGCACGTCGACCTGTACGACACCTCTGGCCCGTACACCGACACCACCGCGACCATTGACGTCCACAGTGGACTCCCCCGGATCCGGGAGAGCTGGGCGCTCGAGCCGGTCAACGGCGCGGTGACCCAATTGGCCTACGCCAAGGCCGGGATCATCACCAACGAGATGCGGTACGTCGCCGCCCGCGAGCACATGGACCCGGAATTCGTCCGTTCGGAGGTTGCCATCGGCCGGGCGGTCATCCCGGTCAACCGCAACCACCCCGAGTCCGAGCCCGCGATCATCGGCAAGAAGTTCCTCGTCAAGGTCAATGCCAACATCGGCAACTCCGCGGTGTCCTCGTCGATCGAGGACGAGGTGGACAAGATGGTCTGGGCCGCCAGGTGGGGCGCGGACACCATCATGGACCTGTCCACCGGCAAGCGGATCCACGAGACCCGCGAGTGGATCATGCGCAACTCGCCGGTGCCGATCGGCACCGTGCCGATCTACCAGGCACTGGAGAAGGTCAACGGCGATCCGGCGAAACTGAACTGGAGCGTCTACAAGGACACCATCATCGAGCAGTGCGAGCAGGGCGTGGACTACATGACCGTGCACGCGGGCGTCCTGCTGCGCTACGTCCCGCTGACCGCCAAGCGGGTGACGGGCATCGTGTCGCGCGGCGGGTCGATCATGGCCGCGTGGTGCTTGGCGCACCACAAGGAAAGCTTCCTGTACACCAATTTCGAAGAGCTGTGCGACATCCTGCGCGCCTATGACGTGACTTTCTCACTGGGCGACGGGCTGCGCCCCGGTTCCATCGCCGACGCCAACGACGAGGCCCAGTTCGCCGAGCTGCGCACCCTCGGCGAGTTGACGCACATCGCGCGGGACAAGGACGTCCAGGTGATGATCGAGGGCCCCGGCCACGTGCCGATGCACAAGATCATCGAGAACGTCCGGCTGGAGGAGGAGTGGTGCGGCGAGGCGCCGTTCTACACCCTCGGCCCGCTCGCGACCGACATCGCGCCCGCGTACGACCACATCACCTCGGCGATCGGCGCGGCGCAGATCGGCTGGGCCGGCACCGCGATGCTCTGCTACGTCACCCCCAAGGAGCACCTCGGCCTGCCCAACCGGGACGACGTGAAGACCGGCGTGATCACGTACAAGATCGCGGCGCACTCGGCCGACCTGGCCAAGGGCCACCCCGGCGCGCAGGAGTGGGACGACGCGTTGTCCAAGGCGCGCTTCGAGTTCCGCTGGGTCGACCAGTTCAACCTGGCACTCGACCCGGACACCGCGAGGGCGTACCACGACGAGACGCTCCCGGCGGAGCCAGCCAAGACCGCGCACTTCTGCTCGATGTGCGGACCGAAGTTCTGCTCGATGAAGATCACCCAGGACGTGCGCAGGTACGCCGAGGAGCACAACCTGTCCACAGTGGATGCCATCGAAGCCGGTATGACGGAGATGACAGAGGAGTTCAACAAGCAGGGCAACAAGGTCTACCTGCCCGTGGTTGACTGA
- a CDS encoding TIGR03619 family F420-dependent LLM class oxidoreductase, whose protein sequence is MKIGFGAPVSGAWATPDNLTRFAESAEELGYSSLWTFHRLLTPADREALDPVYRSVLDPLVALSFMAARTSAIRLGVSLINFPFVSPAYLAKQASTLDVVSGGRLDLGLGAGWQKDEFIATGASMERRGPRTVEYVQVLRTLWTDEVSSFDGEFYTVPPTRMAPKPVGPQVLLGGVAPAALKRAGRIADGWMSRSATDLDAISDEIAVVREGAAEAGKDPAAVRVVVRGVVRPGERTGRLSGSFSQIRADAEWLGEQGVTELFYDLNWDERIGNPDVSTESATETAQELLEALKP, encoded by the coding sequence ATGAAGATCGGATTCGGCGCCCCGGTCTCGGGCGCCTGGGCCACCCCCGACAACCTCACACGCTTCGCCGAGTCCGCCGAGGAGCTCGGCTACTCGTCGTTGTGGACCTTCCACCGGCTGCTGACCCCGGCCGACCGCGAGGCACTCGACCCGGTGTACCGGAGCGTGCTCGACCCGCTGGTGGCGCTGTCGTTCATGGCGGCGCGGACGTCCGCGATCCGGCTGGGCGTCTCGCTGATCAACTTCCCGTTCGTCTCGCCTGCCTACCTGGCCAAGCAGGCCTCGACGCTGGACGTGGTCTCCGGCGGCAGGCTCGACCTCGGTCTGGGCGCGGGCTGGCAGAAGGACGAGTTCATCGCCACCGGCGCGTCGATGGAACGCCGCGGCCCTCGGACCGTGGAGTACGTGCAGGTGCTGCGCACGCTCTGGACCGACGAGGTGAGCAGCTTCGACGGCGAGTTCTACACCGTTCCGCCGACCAGGATGGCCCCGAAACCGGTCGGTCCTCAGGTGCTGCTCGGCGGCGTCGCGCCCGCCGCGCTGAAACGGGCCGGGCGGATCGCGGACGGCTGGATGTCCCGCAGCGCCACCGACCTGGACGCGATCTCGGACGAGATCGCCGTCGTCCGCGAAGGTGCGGCGGAGGCGGGCAAGGACCCGGCCGCTGTCCGCGTGGTCGTACGGGGCGTGGTGCGTCCCGGCGAGCGCACGGGACGCCTGTCGGGATCGTTCTCGCAGATCCGCGCGGACGCCGAGTGGCTCGGCGAGCAGGGCGTGACGGAGTTGTTCTACGACCTGAACTGGGACGAGCGGATCGGCAACCCGGACGTGTCGACCGAGAGCGCGACCGAGACCGCGCAGGAGCTCCTGGAAGCGCTCAAGCCCTAG
- a CDS encoding J domain-containing protein, producing MRQPNFYAVLGVSRTASANEIRTAHRRLAKQVHPDLADGDEEQFRLVQLAFETLSDPDKRASYDNARPSRVPRPRQSWPTGESEPRKSGQYRKRYPGSLRPVRDWTPGPCWKCEWRRGQPSLHVRMEKRGSPAHIVAIPHCDTCKTPIPKLPMATSDFVVFSAALVAAVLYVAGCLLLGFSSLPVGAQVTFWTACAALLLGTAPMVVDYRRRIPSGYQRRATILVDYVADYPTVSRLLDKGYVIVT from the coding sequence GTGCGGCAACCCAACTTCTACGCGGTCTTGGGAGTGTCACGGACCGCGTCCGCCAATGAGATCAGGACAGCGCACCGGCGACTGGCCAAGCAGGTCCACCCCGACCTGGCCGACGGTGACGAGGAGCAGTTCCGCCTCGTGCAACTGGCCTTCGAGACGCTGAGCGACCCGGACAAGCGCGCGAGCTACGACAACGCCCGCCCGTCACGCGTGCCCAGGCCGAGGCAGTCGTGGCCGACGGGCGAGTCCGAGCCGCGGAAGTCCGGCCAGTACAGGAAGCGGTACCCCGGGTCGCTGCGGCCGGTCCGCGACTGGACGCCCGGCCCGTGCTGGAAGTGCGAATGGCGCCGCGGCCAGCCGTCGCTGCACGTCAGGATGGAGAAGCGCGGCTCCCCGGCGCACATCGTCGCCATCCCGCACTGCGACACCTGCAAGACCCCGATCCCGAAGCTGCCGATGGCGACTTCCGACTTCGTGGTGTTCTCCGCCGCGCTCGTCGCCGCCGTCCTCTACGTCGCCGGCTGTCTCCTCCTGGGCTTCTCGAGCCTTCCCGTCGGCGCGCAGGTGACCTTCTGGACGGCGTGCGCGGCGCTGCTGCTGGGCACCGCGCCGATGGTCGTCGACTACCGGCGGCGGATCCCGTCGGGCTATCAGCGACGCGCGACCATCCTGGTCGACTACGTCGCCGACTACCCGACCGTCTCCAGGTTGCTGGACAAGGGGTACGTGATCGTCACCTAG
- a CDS encoding caspase, EACC1-associated type has product MSRLPDPGRSHAVLIGASAYQSLPDLPAVRNNLDGMVAALTDDRWGGFQRKHCSVVADPTSALDVSRLLRRQAALATDTFVVYYAGHGLTGPAHNDLYLALGGTDVDHLRVSALSFDLIREVFLDCPAVNRVLILDCCYSGRAARGFMGEPISGQVEISGTYTLTSAPPNSLSRAPVGATHTAFTDELLTLLRDGIPDGPELLDLRTLYARLSTGMVSKGYPKPAQRGTDSADRLALTRNPALHQTGTSADEPAPEDSAVRPDRKPRVPKIGVLATILAVVIAGFWVLLGTADLWNKPSSGQPGSPTTSSPSPPAQETTQSIGPPPAGNQEPPTAEPPSTVKSQRVSVYNNHPTRRDIADTAVADLRKLGWTSVDIWNYQPKVPKTAVFFRPGTAEESAARILATELGLRAEARFTDIENDDAGIIVIVTADYTSPSSSPVPPAGQ; this is encoded by the coding sequence ATGTCGCGGCTGCCGGATCCCGGACGTTCCCACGCGGTACTGATCGGCGCGAGCGCGTACCAGTCGCTCCCCGACCTGCCGGCAGTTCGAAACAATCTTGACGGAATGGTGGCCGCCCTCACCGACGACCGGTGGGGCGGCTTCCAACGAAAACATTGTTCGGTAGTCGCCGACCCGACATCCGCACTTGACGTTTCCCGATTGTTGCGCAGGCAAGCCGCCCTGGCGACCGACACATTCGTCGTGTACTACGCCGGTCACGGCTTGACCGGCCCCGCGCACAATGATCTTTACCTGGCGCTCGGCGGCACCGATGTCGACCATCTCCGAGTGAGCGCGCTGTCGTTCGACCTGATCAGGGAAGTGTTCCTGGACTGCCCGGCGGTCAACCGGGTGCTGATCCTGGACTGCTGCTACAGCGGCCGGGCCGCGCGGGGATTCATGGGCGAGCCGATATCGGGCCAAGTCGAGATATCCGGTACGTACACGCTGACCTCGGCACCGCCGAACTCATTGTCCCGCGCCCCGGTCGGCGCCACCCACACCGCGTTCACCGACGAGCTCCTGACTCTCCTGCGGGACGGCATTCCGGACGGCCCGGAGCTGCTCGACCTGCGCACGCTGTACGCCCGGTTGAGCACAGGAATGGTGAGCAAGGGATATCCGAAGCCGGCACAGCGGGGAACCGACAGCGCCGACCGATTGGCCCTGACCCGGAACCCAGCGCTTCACCAAACCGGAACATCCGCGGACGAGCCCGCACCAGAAGATAGCGCCGTTCGTCCGGACCGAAAGCCGCGAGTGCCGAAAATCGGAGTCCTGGCGACCATTCTGGCCGTGGTCATAGCCGGATTCTGGGTCCTTCTCGGCACGGCGGACCTGTGGAACAAGCCCAGCTCAGGTCAACCGGGATCACCAACCACCAGCAGTCCATCACCTCCGGCACAGGAAACTACGCAATCCATCGGACCACCGCCCGCGGGGAATCAGGAGCCACCCACCGCGGAACCACCATCAACTGTCAAGTCACAGCGAGTGTCGGTCTACAACAACCACCCGACAAGGCGAGACATCGCCGACACGGCGGTCGCCGATCTTCGCAAATTGGGCTGGACATCAGTCGACATCTGGAACTACCAGCCGAAAGTCCCCAAAACTGCCGTGTTCTTCCGCCCCGGCACCGCGGAGGAATCGGCAGCCCGTATTCTCGCCACCGAGTTGGGCCTGAGAGCGGAGGCCCGGTTCACGGACATCGAGAACGACGACGCGGGGATCATCGTCATCGTGACCGCCGACTACACCAGTCCTTCGAGTTCGCCGGTTCCGCCGGCCGGGCAGTGA
- a CDS encoding peptide deformylase: MAVHPIRVVGDPVLHNPTDKVATFDAELQQLVEDMFETMAAANGVGLAANQIGIPLRLFVYDCPDDEGVRHRGLVVNPVLETTQRPETMPDPDNDYEGCLSVPGETYPTGRASWARVAGQDIEGNEITVEGTGFFARCLQHETDHLDGLLYLDRLVGRYAKQSKKMLKQNGWGVPGLSWDPASEPDPFQD; this comes from the coding sequence ATGGCCGTACACCCCATCCGCGTTGTCGGTGACCCAGTTCTGCACAACCCCACTGACAAAGTTGCCACATTCGACGCCGAACTGCAGCAGCTGGTCGAAGACATGTTCGAGACGATGGCGGCTGCCAACGGGGTGGGCCTCGCGGCCAACCAGATCGGCATCCCGCTGCGGCTGTTCGTGTACGACTGCCCGGACGACGAAGGCGTGCGCCACCGCGGCCTCGTGGTCAACCCGGTGCTGGAGACAACGCAACGCCCGGAAACCATGCCGGACCCGGACAACGACTACGAGGGTTGCCTGTCCGTGCCGGGCGAGACCTACCCGACCGGCCGCGCGAGCTGGGCCCGTGTCGCCGGCCAGGACATCGAAGGCAACGAGATCACGGTGGAGGGCACCGGTTTCTTCGCCCGCTGCCTGCAGCACGAGACGGATCACCTCGACGGCCTGCTGTACCTGGACCGGCTGGTGGGGCGGTACGCCAAGCAGTCGAAGAAGATGCTCAAGCAGAACGGCTGGGGTGTCCCCGGCCTGTCGTGGGACCCGGCCAGCGAACCGGACCCGTTCCAGGACTGA
- a CDS encoding DUF3263 domain-containing protein has translation MDAAEALVPEGGPQDGLTERERVILAFERQWWKYAGAKDQAIREIFGISPTRYYQLVNDLIEKHEALMADPLLVKRLRRLRSGRVRVRGARRLGVTKP, from the coding sequence ATGGACGCCGCAGAGGCACTGGTCCCCGAGGGCGGGCCGCAGGACGGCCTGACCGAGCGGGAACGGGTGATCCTCGCCTTCGAGCGCCAGTGGTGGAAGTACGCGGGCGCGAAGGACCAGGCGATCAGGGAGATCTTCGGGATCTCGCCGACCCGTTACTACCAGTTGGTCAACGACCTCATCGAAAAGCACGAAGCCCTGATGGCCGATCCGCTGCTGGTGAAGCGCCTTCGCCGGTTGCGCAGTGGCCGCGTCCGGGTTCGTGGAGCACGAAGGCTGGGTGTCACCAAACCATGA
- a CDS encoding LytR C-terminal domain-containing protein: protein MADRAANDIRGGGWNVVLVGNHQGRVPVTTVYYRSGTAEEPQAKELAQQFGIRAEPRFDGIKDADPGIIVIVTKEYNPKSK from the coding sequence TTGGCGGACCGTGCGGCCAACGACATCCGCGGTGGCGGATGGAACGTCGTGCTGGTGGGCAACCACCAGGGCCGCGTTCCGGTCACGACCGTCTACTACCGGTCGGGCACGGCCGAGGAGCCGCAGGCCAAGGAGCTGGCGCAGCAGTTCGGCATCAGGGCTGAGCCGAGGTTCGACGGCATCAAGGACGCCGATCCGGGCATCATCGTGATCGTCACCAAGGAGTACAACCCGAAGTCCAAGTAG
- a CDS encoding S1C family serine protease: MVAVDEYSRTVVSVARSVTPHVASVRLDNGSGSAVVFENGRLLTNAHVVGTARRGTATFADGSDASFEVVGADPLSDLAVLSASGDIPPPATLGDADQLEVGQLVVAVGNPLGLNGSVTAGVVSALGRALPVRQGKAARVIEDVIQTDAALNPGNSGGALADWQGHVVGINTAVAGFGLGLAVPVNVTTTRIVQTLIADGRVRRAFLGLVSMPAPLPDDVAARTGQKAGLRVVEVVAGSPAHRAGLHAGDLVLTVGRKQVSDAQGIQKQLFAEAIGAELPVTVLRGGAMVDVFATPTELSIR; the protein is encoded by the coding sequence GTGGTGGCTGTGGACGAGTACTCCAGGACAGTGGTCTCCGTCGCCAGATCGGTGACCCCGCACGTCGCGAGCGTGCGATTGGACAACGGCAGCGGCTCAGCCGTGGTGTTCGAGAACGGTCGGCTGCTCACCAACGCACACGTCGTCGGCACCGCCAGACGCGGCACGGCCACGTTCGCGGACGGCAGCGACGCCTCCTTCGAGGTCGTCGGCGCCGACCCGCTGTCAGACCTGGCCGTGCTGAGCGCGAGCGGTGACATCCCGCCGCCCGCGACGCTCGGCGACGCCGACCAGCTGGAAGTCGGCCAACTGGTCGTGGCGGTCGGCAACCCGCTCGGCCTCAACGGCTCGGTCACGGCCGGGGTGGTGAGCGCGCTCGGCCGGGCTTTGCCGGTGCGGCAAGGCAAAGCGGCCCGCGTGATCGAGGACGTCATCCAGACCGACGCGGCGCTCAACCCCGGCAACTCCGGTGGGGCGCTGGCGGACTGGCAGGGCCACGTGGTCGGGATCAACACGGCGGTGGCCGGCTTCGGGCTGGGCCTCGCGGTGCCGGTGAACGTGACGACCACGCGGATCGTGCAGACGCTGATCGCCGACGGCCGCGTCCGCCGGGCGTTCCTCGGCCTGGTCAGCATGCCCGCTCCGCTGCCGGACGACGTCGCCGCGCGCACCGGCCAGAAAGCGGGCCTGCGAGTGGTCGAGGTCGTGGCGGGCAGCCCGGCGCACCGGGCCGGGCTGCACGCGGGCGACCTCGTGCTCACGGTCGGCCGCAAGCAGGTCAGCGACGCACAGGGCATCCAGAAGCAGCTCTTCGCCGAGGCGATCGGCGCCGAGCTGCCGGTGACGGTGCTGCGTGGCGGAGCGATGGTCGACGTCTTCGCCACACCGACCGAACTGTCCATCCGCTAG
- a CDS encoding AAA family ATPase — MSSPQITLTARLSPSAIDTRRGVVRLHPEVLDALGLRQWDAVRLIGARPSAALAAESADLPGVALLDDITLTNLGIVEGSEVVVSPATVSAARSITVAGSRLATTSVTPQTLRLALMGKVFTVGDAVSLLPQDLAPPPGADVTAARQRLSQAIGMTWTNELITITASDPDGAVAVAPSTVVNWRDGARGGAQPAQLAAGTTQATAQSQVIEDAVIVAEELDTSPSETPLPVADLVGAVDAARKLTEWLELAFQRPELLQKLGAAPRLGALVSGPEGVGKATLVRAVANAVDARIIEVAAPSIAVLEANAAAGQIRAAIAEAERGTPAVLLVTDVDSLLPGSNPPPVATIVLDSLLNAVNTPRLAIVATTAHPEAIDPRLRTVELLDRELALALPTSKVRTELLRVLMRDVPTESDVDFGVVADRTPGFVVADLVALRREASVRAALRQKDSPEPKVSSDDLVGALETVRPTSMSSSDNLQTGGLTLDAVGDMAEVKQSLTEAVLWPLQYPDSFARLGVQPPRGVLLYGPPGCGKTFLIRALAGSGRLNVMSVKGAELMDKWVGESERAVRELFRRAAEASPTMIFLDEVDALAPRRGQSSDSGVGDRVVAALLTELDGVEPLRDVIVVGATNRPELIDPALLRPGRLERIIYVPPPDGEARAAILRSSARNTPLADDVDLDVLAESLDRYSAADCAALIREAALTAMRESLEATVVTGAHLDEARETVRPSLDPAQLASLEAYAKSR; from the coding sequence GTGAGTTCACCGCAGATCACGCTGACCGCTCGATTGTCCCCGTCGGCCATCGACACCCGGCGGGGTGTCGTGCGGCTGCACCCGGAGGTCCTTGACGCCCTCGGCCTGCGGCAGTGGGACGCGGTCCGGCTGATCGGCGCGCGCCCGAGCGCCGCGTTGGCCGCCGAGAGCGCGGACTTGCCCGGTGTCGCCCTGCTCGACGACATCACGCTGACGAACCTCGGCATCGTCGAGGGCTCTGAGGTCGTCGTCTCGCCGGCGACCGTGTCGGCCGCCAGGTCCATCACGGTCGCCGGGTCGCGGCTGGCCACGACATCGGTCACGCCGCAGACGCTGCGGCTGGCGCTGATGGGCAAGGTGTTCACGGTCGGCGACGCGGTCTCGTTGCTGCCGCAGGACCTAGCGCCGCCGCCCGGCGCGGACGTGACCGCGGCGCGGCAACGGCTGTCCCAGGCCATCGGCATGACCTGGACGAACGAGCTGATCACCATCACCGCGTCCGACCCGGACGGCGCCGTGGCGGTCGCACCGTCCACAGTGGTCAACTGGCGGGACGGCGCGCGCGGCGGCGCGCAACCGGCCCAGCTCGCCGCGGGCACCACCCAGGCCACGGCGCAGAGCCAGGTGATCGAGGACGCGGTGATCGTCGCCGAGGAGCTCGACACGTCACCGTCGGAGACACCGCTGCCGGTCGCCGACCTTGTCGGGGCGGTCGACGCGGCCCGCAAGCTCACCGAATGGCTGGAACTCGCTTTCCAGCGCCCGGAACTGCTGCAGAAGCTGGGGGCCGCACCCCGGCTCGGCGCGTTGGTCAGCGGCCCGGAGGGCGTCGGCAAGGCGACGTTGGTCCGCGCGGTGGCCAACGCGGTGGATGCCAGGATCATCGAGGTCGCCGCGCCGTCGATCGCCGTACTGGAGGCGAACGCCGCCGCGGGTCAGATCCGCGCGGCCATCGCCGAGGCCGAGCGCGGCACACCGGCAGTGCTGCTGGTGACCGATGTGGACTCGTTGCTGCCCGGCTCCAATCCCCCTCCGGTGGCCACGATCGTGCTGGATTCGTTGCTCAACGCGGTGAACACGCCACGCCTGGCGATCGTCGCGACGACAGCGCACCCCGAGGCGATCGACCCGCGGCTGCGCACGGTCGAGCTGCTCGACCGCGAGCTCGCGCTTGCGTTGCCCACGAGCAAGGTCCGGACCGAGCTGCTGCGCGTGCTGATGCGCGACGTGCCAACGGAGTCCGATGTGGACTTCGGGGTCGTCGCCGACCGCACGCCGGGCTTCGTCGTCGCGGACCTGGTCGCGTTGCGCCGGGAAGCGTCGGTGCGCGCCGCGCTGCGGCAGAAGGACTCGCCGGAGCCGAAGGTCTCGTCGGATGACCTCGTCGGCGCACTGGAAACCGTCCGGCCGACCTCGATGTCCTCTTCGGACAACCTGCAGACCGGCGGGCTGACGCTGGACGCCGTCGGCGACATGGCCGAGGTGAAGCAGTCGCTCACCGAAGCCGTGCTGTGGCCGTTGCAGTACCCGGATTCCTTTGCCCGTCTTGGTGTCCAACCGCCGCGCGGTGTCCTGCTCTATGGCCCGCCCGGCTGCGGCAAGACCTTCCTGATCCGCGCGCTGGCCGGTAGCGGCCGGTTGAACGTGATGTCGGTCAAGGGCGCGGAACTGATGGACAAGTGGGTCGGCGAGTCCGAACGGGCCGTGCGTGAACTGTTCCGCCGGGCCGCGGAGGCCTCGCCCACCATGATCTTCCTCGACGAGGTCGACGCGCTGGCCCCGCGCCGCGGCCAGTCCAGCGACTCGGGCGTCGGTGACCGCGTGGTCGCCGCGTTGCTGACCGAACTGGACGGTGTCGAACCGCTGCGGGACGTGATCGTGGTCGGCGCGACCAACCGGCCCGAGCTGATCGACCCGGCCTTGCTGCGACCAGGCCGGTTGGAGCGGATCATCTACGTGCCACCGCCCGACGGCGAGGCCCGTGCGGCGATCCTGCGTTCGTCCGCCCGCAACACCCCGCTGGCCGACGACGTCGACCTGGATGTCCTGGCGGAGAGCCTCGACCGCTACTCGGCCGCGGACTGCGCGGCCCTGATCCGTGAGGCCGCGCTGACCGCGATGCGCGAATCGCTCGAGGCCACTGTGGTCACGGGCGCGCACCTGGACGAGGCCAGGGAGACGGTCCGCCCGTCCCTCGACCCCGCCCAGCTGGCCTCGCTCGAGGCGTACGCCAAATCCCGCTGA